One part of the Paraglaciecola sp. L3A3 genome encodes these proteins:
- a CDS encoding LacI family DNA-binding transcriptional regulator has translation MPVLGIKDIAALANVSPATVSRVLNSPELLSAKTLARVQKVIDEHGYTPNRFGTSLRTKKSGNIVAIIPHITKPVNAGIIRAIEEEAQKFGYSVLLGDTQGLRERELHYGSLARHGQADGVLLFGANLPFELNDKLPIEKQLPPLVNANELVPDVDIHKIFIDNEAAAIEAMQHLFAFGHTRIAAVVGPSDVPSSNERLCGYKRALEMQGIEFSTDLVIQGDYTLHSGVETGNILLNLQPRPTAVFAFSDDMAIGIMQVLHKNGVVVPADISVIGFDDISYAEFVRPSLTTVHQPLKEIGQTCANLLIRSIKNPDLKPEKIQLTYTLKVRDSTGPVNKNKTAE, from the coding sequence TTGCCGGTTTTAGGTATTAAAGATATTGCGGCTTTGGCTAATGTCTCTCCCGCTACAGTGTCAAGGGTGCTAAATTCGCCAGAATTGCTCTCTGCTAAAACGTTAGCCAGGGTACAAAAAGTCATTGATGAACATGGCTACACTCCAAATCGTTTTGGTACCAGTTTGCGCACTAAAAAAAGCGGAAATATAGTGGCTATTATTCCTCACATCACTAAACCTGTTAATGCTGGAATTATTCGGGCTATCGAAGAAGAGGCACAAAAATTTGGTTACTCAGTGCTGCTTGGAGATACCCAAGGTTTGCGCGAACGAGAATTACATTATGGTAGTTTAGCCCGCCATGGCCAAGCCGATGGTGTTTTATTGTTTGGGGCAAATTTACCTTTTGAATTGAACGACAAATTACCCATAGAAAAACAGCTGCCTCCACTGGTTAATGCTAATGAGTTAGTGCCTGATGTCGATATCCATAAAATATTTATCGATAATGAAGCCGCAGCGATTGAAGCCATGCAACATTTATTTGCATTTGGACATACTAGGATTGCAGCAGTAGTAGGACCCAGTGATGTCCCCAGTTCTAATGAGCGTCTTTGTGGTTATAAAAGAGCTTTGGAAATGCAAGGAATTGAATTTTCTACAGACCTGGTAATTCAAGGTGATTATACCTTACATTCAGGAGTCGAAACGGGCAATATTTTATTGAATTTACAACCTCGACCCACTGCTGTGTTTGCATTTAGTGATGATATGGCAATTGGAATTATGCAAGTTTTACACAAAAATGGGGTGGTGGTACCTGCTGATATTTCTGTCATTGGTTTTGATGATATCAGCTATGCTGAGTTTGTTAGGCCTTCTTTGACTACTGTGCATCAGCCGTTAAAAGAAATAGGGCAAACTTGTGCTAACTTATTAATTCGCAGCATAAAAAATCCTGACTTAAAGCCCGAAAAAATTCAGTTAACCTATACCCTTAAAGTTCGTGACAGTACTGGCCCTGTAAATAAAAATAAAACAGCAGAATAG
- a CDS encoding GH36-type glycosyl hydrolase domain-containing protein, which translates to MQITTPDTNSKFGYFDDENYEYVIITPYTPTPWINYLGNDGFYGLISNTAGGYCFDRDPKFRRLTRYRYNSVPLDNGGRYFYIRCDDEFWSATGRPVNTELDEYSCRHGMGYSRFNASKNGIATQVTSFIPLDTKAEVHSLVVTNNNESTKTVDVFSFIEWCLWNAEDDGANFQRNLSTGEVEVEDSTIYHKTEYRERRDHYAFYSVNRKLDGYDTDRESFLGQYRGFDRPQVVENGQATNSFARGWSPIASQHLKLELAPGESQSLEFILGYIEVTADEKWQAKNVINKTPAKAMIARFDSHEKVNSELAKLNDYWHNLLSKFSVETPDDKFNRAINIWNQYQNMVTFNLSRSASFYESGIGRGMGFRDSNQDTIGFAHMVPDKVKERILDLSATQKPDGSAYHQYQPLTKKGNANIGGNFNDDPMWMVLSTTNYIKETGDFSILDEMVIYDDQEEATHVHFDHLVRAFNHVVNNLGPHGLPLIGRADWNDCLNLNCFSEDPNESYQTTQRGASDVAESVMIAGQFVLYGQEFVDLCMQIGKFELAAQSLVHVDKMRSTVEQHAWDGEWYLRAYDARGEKVGSNENEEGKIFIESQGFCAMAGIGMDNGKVKQALDSVEKHLSTDFGIMLNQPAFSTYNKYLGEITSYPPGYKENAGIFCHNNPWITISEAMLGRGEKAYEYYSKITPAYLQEVQTLHKTEPYVYSQMVAGTDSANPGEAKNSWLTGTAAWNYYAATQYILGIRPVYEGLRIDPCILPSWDKVKIKREFRGAHYDIELRNPNGLSKGSIELIVDDQPVAGSVINAAIFNGQHNVIATLV; encoded by the coding sequence ATGCAAATTACTACTCCCGACACAAACTCAAAATTTGGCTATTTTGACGATGAAAATTACGAATATGTCATCATCACTCCATACACACCTACTCCGTGGATCAATTATTTAGGTAATGATGGTTTTTACGGATTAATCTCTAATACTGCAGGTGGTTATTGTTTCGATCGAGACCCTAAGTTTCGTCGTTTAACCAGATATAGATACAACAGTGTACCTTTAGACAATGGCGGACGATATTTCTATATCCGTTGTGATGATGAGTTTTGGTCTGCTACAGGCCGTCCAGTTAACACTGAATTAGACGAATACTCTTGCCGTCATGGTATGGGATACAGTCGTTTTAACGCCAGTAAAAATGGCATAGCCACCCAAGTCACGAGTTTTATTCCTTTAGACACTAAAGCTGAAGTGCATTCATTAGTGGTGACTAACAACAATGAATCAACAAAAACCGTTGATGTATTTTCATTTATTGAATGGTGTTTGTGGAACGCTGAAGACGATGGCGCTAACTTTCAACGTAATTTGTCTACAGGTGAAGTAGAAGTTGAAGACAGCACTATCTATCATAAAACTGAATATCGAGAACGTCGTGATCATTACGCTTTTTATTCAGTTAACCGTAAACTTGATGGCTACGACACAGATCGGGAAAGTTTTTTAGGTCAGTACCGGGGGTTTGATCGCCCGCAAGTAGTAGAAAATGGCCAAGCCACTAATTCGTTTGCCAGAGGCTGGTCTCCCATTGCTTCGCAACATTTAAAATTAGAATTGGCACCAGGTGAAAGTCAATCCCTTGAATTTATTTTAGGTTACATAGAAGTGACAGCAGACGAAAAGTGGCAAGCTAAAAATGTGATTAACAAAACGCCCGCTAAAGCGATGATCGCCCGTTTTGATAGCCACGAAAAAGTGAATTCTGAATTAGCCAAACTAAATGACTATTGGCACAACCTATTATCTAAATTTAGTGTTGAAACGCCCGATGATAAGTTTAACCGTGCCATCAATATCTGGAATCAATACCAAAATATGGTGACCTTTAACTTATCTCGTAGTGCTTCATTCTACGAATCAGGTATTGGCCGCGGTATGGGCTTTAGAGATTCAAATCAAGACACCATAGGGTTTGCGCATATGGTGCCAGATAAAGTAAAAGAACGTATTTTAGACTTATCTGCCACACAAAAACCTGACGGTTCGGCTTACCATCAATATCAGCCATTAACTAAAAAAGGTAATGCCAATATTGGTGGTAACTTTAACGATGATCCTATGTGGATGGTGTTATCTACTACCAACTACATTAAAGAAACTGGCGACTTCAGTATTCTCGATGAAATGGTTATTTATGATGATCAAGAAGAAGCGACCCATGTCCATTTTGACCACCTAGTTCGCGCGTTTAATCATGTTGTCAATAATCTTGGTCCACATGGCTTGCCGTTAATCGGTCGAGCCGATTGGAATGATTGTTTAAACCTGAACTGTTTCTCTGAAGATCCTAATGAGTCTTATCAAACCACACAACGTGGCGCATCAGATGTTGCTGAATCAGTCATGATTGCTGGCCAGTTTGTACTGTATGGCCAAGAATTTGTTGATTTATGTATGCAAATTGGCAAATTTGAATTAGCGGCACAATCCCTAGTTCATGTAGACAAAATGCGCAGCACAGTAGAACAACATGCATGGGATGGTGAATGGTATTTACGGGCTTATGATGCCAGAGGCGAAAAAGTTGGTAGCAACGAGAATGAAGAAGGAAAGATCTTCATAGAATCGCAAGGTTTCTGCGCTATGGCGGGTATCGGCATGGATAATGGTAAAGTTAAACAAGCTTTAGACTCGGTAGAAAAACATCTATCGACTGATTTTGGCATCATGTTAAACCAACCTGCTTTTAGCACTTATAACAAATACTTAGGTGAAATCACTTCGTACCCACCTGGGTATAAAGAAAACGCCGGTATTTTCTGTCATAACAACCCTTGGATCACTATTTCTGAGGCTATGCTTGGTCGTGGTGAAAAAGCTTATGAGTATTACAGCAAAATTACCCCAGCGTATTTACAAGAAGTACAAACTCTGCATAAAACCGAACCTTATGTATATAGCCAAATGGTTGCAGGTACCGACTCAGCCAATCCAGGAGAAGCGAAAAACTCTTGGTTAACAGGCACAGCGGCTTGGAACTACTATGCAGCTACTCAGTATATTTTAGGTATTCGCCCAGTTTATGAAGGTTTACGTATCGACCCTTGTATTTTACCTAGCTGGGATAAAGTTAAAATCAAGCGTGAATTCCGTGGTGCTCATTATGATATTGAACTACGCAATCCAAATGGTTTAAGCAAAGGATCGATAGAACTGATTGTAGATGACCAACCGGTTGCAGGCAGCGTTATCAATGCAGCTATCTTCAATGGCCAACATAACGTTATTGCGACTCTCGTTTAG
- a CDS encoding MFS transporter: MMKLPLYEKVGYAMGDAAANLVWRGALAYLAVFYTDTFGLAASAAAMLFLVVRLTDGITDIIMGMIADRTNTSWGKFRPWIFWSTPFLCLFMVLCFTTPNLSDDGKLIYAYVTYIGLTLAYTVNNVPYSALMGVMTEDDDERTSLSGFRFAGAFMGGLFVMGFLPDLVKYFGDGDDAIGYQYTMYAFAGLLFALMVISVATTKERVVPVIKQQKSFSSELKDLSKQLLFILIPLAVMTAFFHYRNWLSGLVFVVVMSTMIWFIKRLLRKNKENSVAEGSGVQQDMLDLITNKPWLILLGLGFLTMMFNGIKYGVIAYYFKYFVGDELLAGQYFIGLLVVSILGALCTSFLAKKLGRKKLFIIALLLSSVLTCGFFWIPGQDVTAIFVLGCSAEFFAAMMPTLFFSMLGDSADYNEWLNGRRATGLIYSAGTFVQKTGSGFAGALMLVVLAGYGYDGMDPSTVEASLPGMALLMSFIPAAFGVMGAILMMFYPITDQMQTQMTADLIARRNAAKQITE; this comes from the coding sequence ATGATGAAACTCCCCCTATATGAAAAAGTAGGTTATGCCATGGGAGATGCCGCAGCCAATCTAGTTTGGCGTGGAGCATTGGCTTATCTTGCTGTTTTCTATACCGACACTTTCGGTTTGGCAGCTTCTGCAGCAGCCATGTTATTTTTAGTGGTAAGATTAACTGATGGGATAACAGACATCATCATGGGTATGATTGCCGATCGTACCAATACATCATGGGGTAAGTTTCGCCCCTGGATATTCTGGTCTACGCCTTTTTTATGTTTATTTATGGTGCTTTGTTTTACCACCCCCAATCTTAGTGATGATGGCAAGTTAATCTACGCTTACGTGACTTATATTGGCCTAACTTTAGCCTATACAGTTAACAATGTGCCTTATTCCGCCCTTATGGGTGTCATGACTGAAGATGACGATGAGCGTACTAGCTTGTCTGGCTTTAGATTTGCTGGTGCCTTTATGGGTGGTCTCTTTGTTATGGGATTCTTACCTGATCTAGTTAAGTACTTTGGCGATGGAGATGATGCAATAGGATATCAATATACTATGTACGCTTTTGCTGGCTTATTATTCGCCTTAATGGTGATTTCTGTAGCCACCACCAAAGAACGTGTCGTTCCTGTTATCAAACAACAAAAAAGTTTTTCCAGTGAATTAAAAGACCTTAGTAAACAATTACTTTTCATATTAATCCCATTAGCAGTAATGACTGCATTTTTCCATTACAGAAACTGGTTGTCAGGTTTAGTGTTTGTAGTTGTTATGAGCACAATGATTTGGTTTATCAAACGTCTACTTAGAAAAAACAAAGAAAATTCAGTAGCAGAAGGATCTGGGGTACAGCAGGATATGTTAGACCTAATTACCAATAAACCTTGGTTGATATTACTTGGTTTGGGGTTTTTAACTATGATGTTTAACGGCATCAAATACGGGGTAATTGCTTATTACTTTAAATATTTTGTAGGTGACGAACTATTAGCGGGACAATATTTTATAGGCTTACTTGTGGTGTCTATTTTAGGTGCACTATGTACTAGTTTCTTAGCTAAAAAATTAGGCCGTAAAAAGCTATTTATTATCGCTTTACTGCTTAGTAGTGTGCTGACTTGCGGGTTCTTTTGGATACCAGGACAAGATGTCACAGCTATATTTGTACTTGGATGTTCAGCCGAATTTTTTGCAGCCATGATGCCAACCTTGTTTTTCTCAATGTTAGGTGATTCAGCCGATTACAACGAATGGTTAAACGGCAGGCGCGCAACTGGCCTTATTTATTCGGCAGGTACCTTTGTACAAAAAACCGGTAGCGGATTCGCTGGGGCCTTAATGTTAGTGGTTTTAGCTGGCTATGGATATGACGGCATGGATCCTTCGACGGTTGAAGCATCATTACCAGGTATGGCCTTATTGATGAGTTTTATCCCAGCAGCATTTGGGGTAATGGGCGCTATTTTGATGATGTTCTATCCCATAACCGATCAGATGCAGACACAAATGACCGCAGATCTTATTGCTCGTAGAAACGCAGCAAAACAAATCACAGAATAA
- a CDS encoding LacI family DNA-binding transcriptional regulator codes for MATLGIKDIAALAKVSPATVSRVFSSPDLVSEKTLKKVKKVVDELGYRPNRMGASLRTRKSGNIVAIIPDITKPVNAGIIRAIERGAQSAGYSILLGDTQGVEEMEQHYADLVTHGQADGILLFGSRLPFKIDPNLPLGPQLPPLVNGNEGIESDEIVKVAVDNVAAAKAAVDYLISIGHKRIAAITGPNDVPSSNKRIKGYFQALDEASITADSSLLIEGNYDVKSGVDCAQKLLLLHQRPTAIFCFNDDMAIGAMQFLQQQGFKIPEDISVMGFDDINYAEYVTPSLSTVHQPLQEIGETCINLLLKQLRGEKVEPGSQYLPFTLKIRNSTGIAPKL; via the coding sequence TTGGCTACTTTAGGGATAAAAGACATTGCTGCACTTGCAAAAGTATCTCCGGCTACTGTTTCTCGTGTGTTTAGTTCTCCTGATTTGGTTTCAGAAAAAACCCTCAAAAAGGTCAAAAAAGTAGTAGATGAATTAGGTTACCGACCTAATCGGATGGGGGCTAGTTTACGCACTCGTAAAAGTGGCAACATAGTAGCCATTATTCCAGACATCACTAAACCTGTTAATGCTGGTATTATTCGTGCCATAGAGCGCGGCGCACAGAGTGCAGGATACTCAATACTTTTAGGGGATACTCAAGGCGTTGAGGAGATGGAGCAGCATTACGCTGATCTAGTTACTCATGGTCAAGCGGATGGTATTTTGTTATTTGGCTCTAGACTTCCTTTCAAAATTGATCCAAACCTTCCTCTTGGTCCACAACTCCCTCCTTTGGTAAACGGTAATGAAGGTATTGAGTCTGATGAAATAGTTAAGGTTGCGGTAGATAATGTTGCAGCTGCTAAAGCGGCAGTGGATTATTTAATTTCAATTGGTCACAAGCGTATTGCCGCTATCACCGGACCGAATGATGTCCCCAGCTCTAATAAACGAATTAAAGGTTATTTCCAAGCATTAGATGAAGCTAGTATCACTGCAGACAGTTCGCTTTTAATTGAAGGGAATTATGATGTTAAATCTGGGGTTGATTGTGCTCAAAAGCTTTTATTATTGCACCAACGTCCTACTGCTATATTTTGTTTTAATGATGATATGGCAATAGGCGCTATGCAATTTTTACAGCAGCAGGGATTTAAAATTCCCGAAGATATATCTGTCATGGGCTTTGATGATATTAACTATGCTGAATATGTCACCCCGTCTCTAAGCACAGTACATCAACCATTACAGGAAATTGGTGAAACGTGTATTAACTTGTTATTAAAACAGCTGAGAGGTGAAAAAGTTGAGCCAGGCTCGCAATATTTGCCTTTCACATTAAAAATAAGAAATAGCACAGGTATTGCTCCCAAACTTTAA